A window of Methylocystis sp. IM3 contains these coding sequences:
- a CDS encoding TOBE domain-containing protein, producing MKISARNVLDGTVKDIKKGATTAHVLIDVNGAIVTAAITNESVDELALKVGEKVKAIIKSSDVMVAV from the coding sequence ATGAAGATTTCAGCTCGTAATGTGCTCGACGGCACGGTTAAGGACATCAAAAAGGGCGCTACGACGGCGCACGTTCTCATTGACGTCAACGGCGCCATCGTTACGGCTGCCATCACCAACGAGTCTGTCGACGAACTCGCTCTCAAGGTCGGCGAGAAGGTAAAGGCGATCATCAAGTCCTCGGACGTGATGGTGGCGGTCTGA
- the modA gene encoding molybdate ABC transporter substrate-binding protein gives MFLQASLRLVCTVALLMASMGGGAAVARGAEKKAAPVLVFAAASMKNALDAVAEAWKAQTGKEVSIAYGSSGSLARQIEYGAPADLFVSADQEWMDYLQKRKLIQDATRRNLLQNELVLIEPVDQKVDLKIAPGFDLAGATGNSKVAVCTIAACPGGIYAKQSLEALGVFKQVEPKLAQADNIRNALMLVSRGEAKFGIVYATDAKADSKVRVVGVFPEASHSPIIYPVALTSAAKNPDASAFLEILSSPTARKILTEQGFTVLPK, from the coding sequence ATGTTCCTTCAGGCGTCTCTTCGTCTCGTCTGCACAGTTGCGCTCTTGATGGCGAGCATGGGGGGCGGAGCCGCCGTCGCCCGTGGCGCGGAGAAAAAAGCGGCGCCGGTTTTGGTTTTCGCGGCTGCGAGCATGAAAAACGCGCTGGATGCGGTGGCCGAGGCCTGGAAGGCGCAGACTGGAAAAGAGGTTTCGATCGCTTACGGTTCATCCGGCTCTCTCGCTCGACAGATCGAATATGGCGCCCCCGCAGACCTGTTCGTATCCGCCGATCAAGAATGGATGGACTATCTACAAAAACGTAAGCTTATCCAAGACGCGACGCGGCGCAATCTTCTCCAGAACGAATTGGTTTTGATCGAACCGGTTGATCAAAAAGTCGATCTCAAGATTGCCCCGGGTTTCGATCTGGCGGGGGCGACGGGGAACAGCAAGGTGGCCGTCTGCACGATCGCCGCTTGCCCAGGGGGAATCTACGCAAAGCAGTCGCTCGAAGCTTTGGGAGTTTTTAAACAAGTCGAGCCCAAGCTCGCGCAGGCCGACAACATCCGGAATGCGCTGATGCTGGTTTCTCGAGGCGAAGCCAAATTCGGGATTGTCTATGCCACAGACGCGAAAGCCGACAGCAAGGTCAGGGTTGTGGGCGTCTTCCCGGAGGCGAGCCATAGTCCGATCATTTATCCAGTCGCGCTGACTTCCGCCGCGAAAAATCCGGACGCGTCGGCCTTTCTGGAGATTCTCTCGTCACCCACAGCGCGGAAAATCCTGACTGAACAGGGCTTCACGGTGCTCCCCAAATAA
- a CDS encoding SAM-dependent methyltransferase: MINDEIRAGEVAISWLNPSDASVAVIGRIETPWKTRAECPRQGQTDGPLCRIILAETWKQALCGIARYHRLEVIYWLHLARRDLVMQCSRSGNEPRGTFSLRSPMRPNPIGTSIAKLEAVEDCTLLVRGLDCVDGTPLLDIKPDRQNSSRCGTTKRQFRFMITSSYQLISRFRWTKLEAPPIHPTRHSAVAPRHWPRCGYCR, encoded by the coding sequence ATGATCAATGACGAAATCCGCGCCGGAGAAGTCGCCATTTCGTGGCTCAATCCAAGCGATGCGAGCGTCGCGGTTATCGGGCGGATAGAAACTCCCTGGAAAACGCGTGCGGAATGCCCGAGACAGGGCCAGACCGACGGGCCGCTTTGTCGAATCATCCTGGCCGAAACATGGAAACAAGCGCTTTGTGGAATCGCGAGATACCACCGGCTTGAAGTTATCTACTGGCTGCATCTCGCCCGCCGCGATTTGGTGATGCAGTGCTCGCGGTCCGGCAATGAGCCGAGGGGCACTTTCTCATTGCGATCGCCAATGCGGCCGAATCCGATCGGCACGTCGATTGCCAAGCTGGAGGCGGTCGAAGATTGCACGCTCCTGGTGCGAGGGCTTGATTGCGTCGACGGCACGCCACTCCTCGACATTAAGCCCGACCGCCAGAATTCCAGTCGCTGCGGAACGACGAAGCGCCAGTTCCGGTTCATGATAACCAGCAGTTATCAACTGATAAGCCGTTTTCGTTGGACGAAACTCGAGGCTCCTCCTATACACCCCACGCGTCATTCGGCAGTGGCGCCTAGGCACTGGCCGCGATGTGGCTACTGCCGGTGA
- the modB gene encoding molybdate ABC transporter permease subunit encodes MLDFNLPALIDLSPAEWTAIRLSLKIATVATFASLPFGIFTAYALARWQFPGKTILNGFVHLPLVLPPVVTGFTLLLLLGRKGLLGAYLAEVGIVFSFRWTGAAVACAVMGFPLMVRAMRLSFESVDRRLELASETLGANRVWTFFMVTLPLSTSGVIVGAILAFAKALGEFGATITFVSNIPGETQTISAAIYSYTQVPGGDESAMRLTLVAVFIALSALIASEGVQWWAERRLGTVE; translated from the coding sequence ATGCTCGACTTTAATCTCCCGGCATTGATCGACCTGTCGCCGGCGGAGTGGACGGCAATTCGGCTTTCGCTGAAGATCGCGACCGTCGCGACGTTTGCGAGCTTACCGTTTGGGATCTTCACTGCTTACGCGCTCGCGCGTTGGCAATTCCCAGGCAAAACCATTCTCAATGGGTTCGTCCACCTGCCTCTGGTTCTGCCGCCGGTTGTGACGGGATTCACTCTGTTGCTGCTACTGGGGCGCAAGGGGCTCCTCGGCGCCTATCTTGCGGAAGTCGGAATTGTCTTCTCCTTCCGATGGACAGGCGCTGCGGTCGCCTGCGCGGTCATGGGGTTCCCGCTCATGGTGCGGGCTATGCGTCTGTCATTTGAGTCGGTTGATCGGCGGCTTGAGCTTGCTTCCGAAACATTGGGGGCCAACAGAGTCTGGACCTTTTTCATGGTAACGCTTCCCCTCTCCACGTCAGGGGTCATTGTCGGCGCCATCCTCGCATTCGCAAAAGCTCTCGGCGAATTTGGCGCGACGATTACTTTCGTCTCGAACATTCCTGGAGAGACTCAGACGATCTCGGCGGCGATCTACAGCTACACGCAGGTTCCAGGCGGGGACGAGAGCGCTATGCGCTTGACCTTAGTCGCGGTCTTCATCGCGCTCTCCGCGCTCATTGCTTCCGAAGGCGTGCAGTGGTGGGCGGAAAGGCGTCTGGGGACCGTTGAATGA
- the modC gene encoding molybdenum ABC transporter ATP-binding protein, with amino-acid sequence MIEVDVQLAVGAFSLDVAFRNNTGVTALFGQSGSGKSVTLNIIAGLMRPDLGYVRFDGETLVDIEVGVFVPVSRRRIGLVFQDSHLFPHLSVKQNLLYGRWFAPRDAPRIDFDAVVETLGIGQLLSRPSARLSGGERQRVAIGRALLSCPKLLLFDEPLAALDMQRKLEIIPLIEKVRDEFKVPMVYVTHAVDEVVRLARCVVILDSGRVKFVGDPATAFSRLATASEKDRFNVSSVLEARVANRPISHGLTALDHPAGLIWVAGDVGAPGAAARVIVAATDVVVSRTRPEEISTRSVLRGKVEKIKLEGPLATIEIKLAEDGYLLAAITGGALEDLALEVGSSVYALFKSAALDQTVISVERAT; translated from the coding sequence ATGATCGAGGTCGATGTCCAACTCGCCGTTGGGGCCTTTTCGCTCGACGTAGCCTTTCGCAACAACACGGGCGTTACCGCGCTTTTCGGCCAGTCCGGCTCGGGTAAATCCGTCACGCTCAACATCATCGCCGGGTTGATGCGGCCCGACTTGGGCTATGTTCGGTTCGACGGCGAAACTCTGGTTGACATTGAAGTGGGGGTGTTCGTGCCGGTTTCCCGGCGCCGAATAGGGCTCGTCTTTCAAGACTCGCACCTGTTTCCCCATCTGAGCGTCAAACAGAACCTGCTTTACGGCCGCTGGTTCGCGCCGCGTGACGCCCCTCGCATCGACTTCGACGCCGTGGTCGAAACGCTGGGAATCGGCCAACTCCTGTCCCGCCCGTCGGCGCGGCTGTCCGGCGGGGAACGACAGCGCGTCGCCATTGGGCGGGCCCTGCTCTCCTGCCCAAAGCTGCTTCTGTTCGACGAGCCGCTTGCCGCGCTCGACATGCAGCGTAAGCTCGAAATCATTCCGCTGATCGAGAAGGTGCGTGACGAATTCAAGGTTCCAATGGTCTATGTCACCCATGCTGTCGACGAGGTGGTCCGACTGGCGCGCTGCGTCGTCATCCTCGACTCCGGTCGCGTGAAATTTGTCGGCGACCCGGCCACGGCCTTCAGTCGGCTTGCGACAGCTTCTGAAAAAGATCGTTTCAACGTCTCTTCTGTCCTGGAAGCGCGCGTTGCCAATCGACCTATTTCCCACGGCCTTACGGCGCTGGATCACCCCGCTGGTTTGATTTGGGTCGCCGGTGACGTTGGGGCCCCGGGAGCGGCCGCGCGCGTCATCGTCGCTGCGACAGACGTCGTCGTGTCGCGGACGCGGCCCGAGGAGATCAGCACGAGAAGCGTGCTGAGGGGCAAAGTTGAGAAGATCAAGCTCGAGGGGCCCTTGGCGACGATTGAGATTAAGCTTGCGGAAGACGGCTACCTGCTCGCGGCGATCACCGGTGGGGCGCTAGAAGACCTCGCACTGGAAGTCGGATCGAGCGTCTACGCGCTCTTTAAATCAGCAGCGCTCGATCAAACCGTGATCAGCGTTGAGAGGGCAACTTGA